The genome window TTCCGTTTTTTCACAGGAACAGGGTGGAACACTATGAAATACGCTGATTGTCAGTTTGTTTCATTTTAAAACAGATGCAACTATCTGATAATCAAGCATTATGAAATTTTTCGCTTTTGTGTTTTTTTTTGTAATTACCTTATAATCAATATGTTTCACTTTTTAGGGTAGTGGAAAATTATTTTTTAGGTATTTGTCCGCTACAGAAATGACATTGATTAATAATAATTACCAAATGATTTTAATTCAGCGATATTTTGTATCGCTGAGTTTGGATTTTTTTAACATCCCTTACCTGGCATTACATAAATTACGTTGCCTGAAACAGATAAATTGAAGCCATAATTTTCTATAGCAGGAAGTGACAGTTTTTTCCATGTTTTGCCCATATCAGCTGACCGGAATATCCCATCTGAGCCGCCGCATATTAAATATTTACCCATTTGTTTAATTGATGAAATATCCGAGGAAGATTGAGGTATGCCTATTTTTTTCATTAATAAGCTATTCCAGGAAGGTTGAAGTTCTTCGCCTATGGCATTCCAGGTTTTTCCACTATCCAGTGAAATGTGTATGCTGTTTGTTTGCGTTATTGTGTTATAGACTATAGCGGCAAATCCTCCGTCTATACTTTCCACGGCAATGCCAAGCCCCCCTTCACTAATCACCCGATCCCAGTGTTGACCATCATCGGTCGATCTTAATATGCCATTTTTGCTGGTAGTCAGCAGTACACCGTTTGACTCTGCAAATTTCATCCTACCGTCCCCAACATGCACTTGTTTCCAGGTTTTTCCACCGTCAGTGGATCTAAAAAGGCTGTTGTTAGAGCCAATTAAAACTGTGCCTCCGGCAGTTTCAAAAACAGTGCGTACTTCTCTCTCTTTATAATTCTCGTACATCCAATCTATCGTTTTATCTAAGCGTACGGCTTGTTCCTGAAAATTCGTGTACATCGGCGACCACTTATTCGTTCCGTTTATTTTTTGTAAAAACTGGCCCCTTAAATCATATGCAAGGATCCCATTTTTGCCAGCGGCAAGGTTACGTTGTTCACCAGGGAAAATTTCTTTCGTCCAAAAAGGAGTTGTAGAATTTGGTTCATTGTGATAAACCCCATTTCCGGCACGTAAATATAGCCCGCGGTCATTTGCAAATAAACCATCTCTCCACACACCTTCCCGCTGCAATTTTTCAGGTAGTCCTTCGCTAATGTCCTGCCATGTTTGTCCGCCATCAGCAGATTTAAAAATGATGTTGCCAATCGCCGGTGATTTGGCGTCTTTTATTGGTTTCTTTTTTGCGTCCTTTTCTTTTACCACAAAAGAATTTAGCAGGAATAATACCAGGAAGATAGCCGGAACAAATACAAATAATCTTTTCATTTTTTTAAATTTTAAGTAAAACCTATGTTTCATAATCTACTTTATGATCCTGTCAGCATTGGTTCAGCAAAATTACTTTGATATATTTCAGCCTGGAGCGCTTTAATTGTAAATAAAAATGTAAACTTTGTAAATAAAATCTTGACACTATGCGTGATAGCCGAAATCTCCTTTACGGGAAAGGCAGGTACCTTTTTGGATCGATACTGCTTTTAATGGCGTCTGCAATTTGTGTAGCTTTCAGTATGTCCGGCAGTGACGACTTTGATATCGCGAGGAGGGAAGTTTTGCTCCGCAGGATCGGGCACGAACTGCTCTTGCAGTCAGGCGACAGTACGTCGAGGGTGCTGCCGGTAAATAAGATCGCAGCAAATGAATACCAGATCACGTTTGAAAATGAGCTTACTTTTCGGCCGGACTCCCTGGTGAACACTACCCGGCGCTTGCTGGCCAAAGACCCGCTCGCGGGCGATTATGTGGTCAATGTGCTGAACTGCGGCAGCTCCAGCGTAGCTTATGGATACGCTGTATCCAACAATAAAAAGGACGATATTGTAGCCTGTATAGGCAGAAAGCAACCCCGGGGATGTTACATGATCGAAATCAAATTTAAACCTACGGGCATAACTACCGCAAAGAACGGATACCTTTTGGGCGGCCTTTCATTTTTAGCATTGGTTGGTTTTATTTCCTTCAGGTCATTTAGGCCACGCACCGCGCTGCCCGGCGACCAGCCCGCCGGCATGCTTACCCTGGGCTCCGTGTTGTTCGATGTACAGGATCGCAAACTCCTTATAAATGGAAAGCCAACAGACCTTACCCGGACGGAAACCCGTGTGCTGCTTATTTTCGCCCTATCGCCTAACGAGGTTATAGAAAGAAGCCGGCTGCAAAAAGAGATATGGGAAGATGAAGGTGTCATTGTGGGGCGCAGCCTGGATATGTTCATCTCCAAACTCAGAAAAAAGCTGGAACTTGATCCCGGGATCAACATCATTGTTGTACGCGGCAAAGGGTATAAGCTTGAAATTGGCGCTACGAAGGATTTCTCTCCGTCCGGCGATTATCTTGCGTAGGCTAAAAGTGCAGAGACGTACTTTTGCCCGACTGGTCTAAGTTTAGCGCAACTTATACCTAAAAAACGCCAAGCATTCTGCTTGCGAGACCAACGCGTTTATCTACGCCACATACCAAAAAATCAATATACCGGCCCGAAAGGCTTAGTGCGATTTATTTTATTAAGCTTAAAGCCTTGGTTATTATAGATCTAAGTTACGCTGCTAAACTTAGACGAGGGAGTAGCACGGGGACTTTAATTTGGCTTCGGTCAAGTTTATGACAACTATATATCAAAAAGCGATTTTTTTATTGTCCGTTTTTTACTTATTCTTTTCATTTAAATGGTAGAACTTTGTCAAAATTATATTATGAAAAGGATACTTCCATTATTTCTTTATTTCATTGTCAGCAATGTGACTGCTCAGTCTCTTAAGGTGTCATTGCCTGCTTCTTCTACAAGATCGGCAATTGCCCGTATGAATCGAGTTGAAAAGATAAGGCTCGAAATGCCGCTTTCTGATGGAAGGAACTACATGGATTTGAACCTTTCGCAATTAATGGCATCTCTTCATGTCCCAGGACTTAGCATTGCTGTTATTAGTAATTATAAAATTGTTTTTACTAAGGGTTATGGTGTTGTGGCTCAAGGCTCATCTCAACGAGTTAGACCTGCAACGTTATTTCAAGCTGCTTCTGTAAGCAAACCCGTTACTGCTATGGCTTCCATGTTGCTTGTGAACAAACAGGTTTTAACGCTTGACGAAGATGTTAACCATTTTCTTACCACATGGAAAGTTCCCTCGAATAGTTTTACTGAACAACATCCTGTTACGCTAAGAGAACTGATTTCTCACCGTGCTGGAGTAAACGTGCATGGTTTCGCAGGGTATAACAGAAAGCTGCCAATACCAACGCTAAAACAAATTTTGGACGGGGAACAACCGGCCAATAATCCCGCGATAAGAGTTATAGCAGTACCGGGAGAAATGGAAAGTTATTCAGGGGGCGGGATTGTAATCGAGCAATTACTATTGACTGATGTCACAAAGAAACCATTTTCGACCGTTATGAGTGACCTTGTACTTGATAAACTTGGAATGACAAATAGCACTTTCATTCAACCATTACCGGATAAATGGCATTCAAAGGCTGCTTCAGGAACCAACTCAAATGGAAATCAGGTTCCAGGTCAATGGTTTATTTACCCCGAACAAGGACCGGCAGGCCTTTGGACTACAGCAACAGATTTAGCGAAGTTCGCAATTGGTTTAGGTCGCGCTCAAAATAACATGCCAAATGCCATCCTGCCAAAACAACTGGCAAAAGCTATGGTAACGCCCTTTATTGATGGAGGAGCACAATGTTTTCATCTTGATCCAATAAATGAGGGTTTGTATAGTCATAATGGGCAAAATGAGGGTTTTGAAAGCCTCCTTGTCATGAACTGGAAAACGGGCAACGGACTTGTCCTGCTCGCCAACTCAGATAACGGAGAGCATCTTTGGGATATTCTGCTGCAAAATGTTAGCAAAGAATTTGGTTGGAATTATAAATTTGAACAAAAACCAAAAACATTTCTTCTTATTGCACAAGTTGCTGGTGTCGATGTAATGTTGAAATACTTTGACGCTCAAAAGGCAAAGGGAATATCAGAAAGCGGCGCTGGCGAAGGCGATTTGAATGAAACTGGATATTTTTATCTTGGTGTTGGCCAAATAGTTAAAGCTTTATCTATTTTTAAACACATGGTGTTTTTATATCCTAAATCTGCCGATGCGTACGATAGCCTTGGTGAAGCATTAATGAAAGCCGGAGATAAAGCGGGTGCCAGGAAAAATTATTCAAAATCACTTTCCTTAAATCCGCAAAATGACAATGCACGGAACAAATTAATCGAATTGCAGCAATAGTGTACAGGAACGCCGACAAATGCTATGGAATGTTCAGATTATCTCATCGTCATCGATTTTGTTAGCCGAATGAGGTTAGATATTCGCTCACGTTTTATTGTTAGAACTAAAGTTAATTAGATATAAGTAATAAAAGTTTTGCAGAAAACCCTCCGACTGGTCTAAATTTAGCGCAGCGCAACTTAGACCTAAAAAATGGCAAGCATTCTGCTTGCGAAACCAATGCGGTTACCTACACCACATCCCAAAAGAATAATTTATCCGCCAGAAAGGCTTAGTACCGTTTATTTTATTAAACTGAAAGCTTTGGGTATTGTGGATCTAAGTTGCGCTGCGCTAAATTTAGACCAGGGAGTGTTTTAAAAAGCAATATAATACTGTAATAGTGAAGTTTTATTATCACTTTTATAGTGTATGGTTCTGATAATCAATTAAAAATACCTAATCCACCGCCTATGCTTAGGTTTTACCCGCAAGTATTTTATAAGTTGCTGCTTATAACAACCACATTTTTATTTGCCGGGAATATTTTTGCCCAAAAACCAAATATTACTTATACAACGCCGCTAACATTTACAGCAGGTAAGGCAGTTAAGCTTATTCCGGTAAATACCGGTGGGTCCATACCTGCATCGCAGTTTGGCAAAGTAAGCACGTTTGCGGGTAACGGTCAATACGGTACGGTTAATGGTAAGGGTACTGCGGCCAGTTTTGCTTCTCCTTCCGGTATAGCTGTTGATTCGTTAGGTAATTTATATGTTTCGGACAGGAACATTCCGAACAATGCCGGCAAGCATGCATTTATCAGGAAGATAACACCCGGTGGTGTTGTGAGTACCTATGCAGGCAACGGAACCGATGGATCAGCAGATGGGCCGGCAGCCTCGGCGAGCTTTAACAACCCGGCAGGTTTAGCTGCAGATATTAATAGAAATATATACGTTGTGGAACCTTTTGGTGGTACGTATAGTAACGGATTGGTGCGAAAAATCAGTGCCGGTGGTGTGGTCACAACAGTGGCAGGGGGCGGTGCCCCAGGTATTAGAATTAATGCTCAGGATGGGCAGGGTACCAGTGCAAGTCTTTCTGTGCCGGTTGGCATAACGCTGGATAATGCCGGGAATATTTATTTAACAACACAAAATAAAATACGAAAGATAAACACTTCACAGTACGTGAGCACTTTTGCAGGTGATGGTTCGCCTGGATTTATAGATGGGTACGGTACAACGGCAAGATTTAATCAACCAATCGGCATAGTAGCAGATAACAGCGGTAATTTATTTATAGCTGATTATTACAATTTACGTTTACGGAAAATAACCCCCGATAGTTTGGTGAGTACTGAAGCAGGCTATGGAGCGATTGGAAATAACGATGGCCCGGGTACCACTGCCAGCTTTAATAATTTATCCGGACTGGCTATAGACGGCGTAGGTAATAAATATGTTTTAGACGGCAATGGCTCCTTGCGGAAAGTAAGCCCCGGGGGAGTTGTAACAACCATTGTAAAAGGATTATCCGGAGCAACGATAACATATTACCATGGCAGTATTTATTTCCCGGGTATTAATACCATCATGCGCGTAGATGTTACGGGCAGTTATACAATACAAGGCCCTTCATTACCGGACGGATTGGTTTTTGACCCTAATACAGGAATTATAAGCGGAACTCCTAATGTACCAGGTGGCCCGCAGACTTTTTACATAACTGCCAGCAATAGTTACGGCAGCAGTACCGCATCTGTAACTATTGACGTTAAATTGCCGCCGGCTCCAAAGTATATGAAGCCACCTAAAATTGCTTATAATAATGTGCCGGCTTATTTTGTAACATCTACCCCTATTATTCCATTAGCGCCAAAAAATACAGGAGGTGTGGTTCCTCAAACTACCTACGGGTCAACAAGCATTATTGCCGGGGGAGGCCCTCCCACTATTTCTTTTGACGCCATTGGCACAAAAGCAAGCTTCATTTATCCGCTAAACTTAGCTACTGACGCTTCGGGCAATATTTATGTTACGGATCGATCGAAAGTTAGAAGGATATCTCCAAATGCAGTTGTAACAACGTTAGACATGAATGGAAAATTTACGTCAAACCCACCTCCGGGACTGGCATCAGCTGCACTTTTTCCCGGTATTAACGGTGTTGCTCTTGACGGCGCCGGCAATATTTACATTTCGGAAAACCTCTACAGTACAATACAAAAAGTTAGTCATTCAGGAATGATCGGCCCTTTTGCCGGAACAACTATAAGTGGTTCAAAGCAAAAAGATGGTACCGGCAACGCAGCCGCCTTTTCTCATCCCGGAGGAATGGTTGTAAGTAAGACCGGCGACTTATACGTAACTGATGTTGCCTCTATAAGGAAAATAACGCCGGCTGGAGTAGTCACCACTTTTGCAGGTAATTTAACCGACAATGCAGGGGTTAGTTTTAAGGCTGGCCATCCACCGGATGGTGTAGGTTCACATGCGTTTTTTGAACTTCCCCAGGGTATGGCTATGGATACAGCAGAAAATCTATTTGTGACGGATCTTAACGCCCATAATATACGAAAGATCACTAAAGACAGTGTGGTTTCTACGGTTGTATCTGGCCTGATCAACCCCTCGTATGGTATTGGTGTGGATATAAAGGATAATTTATATTACTCCGCTAATTACCCGGTTTATCCCAATACTGGTCCTGTAACCACTACCGGTCAAACGATTGACAGAGACGGAAATCTTATCATAGCTGACGTAAATACCCAAACTATATCAAAGATGATCCTTACAGGTTACACAATAGATTCCGTCTTACCAGCCGGATTAACTTTTGACGGTAAAACAGGCATCATTAGCGGAACACCTACGACACCTGCTCCGGCAAAAGCTTATATTGTCACAGCTTATAACGCAGGCGGCAACAGTAGCTATGTAATACATATTACAGTGGCATCAAATGCTGCCCCAACCATTACCAGTATTACTCCGGCCGCGGCTATTACCGATGGCACCATAGTAATTAACGGTAATAATTTTACAGCAGCAACAAACGTCACCTTTGGCGATACACCCGCCAAGTCATTCGTAATCAGCTCGCCAACGGTTATTACCGCCGTTGTAGATAACGGATCAACCGGCAATGTATCCGTAAAAACACCTTTTGGCACAGGCACATTTGGCGGGTTTATATTTGTCCCGCTGCCCGCTATTACAGCAAACGGTCCGGTTACCTTTCTTTCAACCGGTTCGGTTGTTTTAACAGCAAGTCCTGCTACCGGTTATAACTATCAGTGGAGTAACGGCGGTACCGTTATAGCCGGGGCAACAGCTTCAACTTATATAGCTAAACAAAGTGGCGCTTATACGGTGACTATAACGGCCAATGGCGTTTCACAAACATCGGCGGTCGTCAATGTCAAATCTGTTTTCACACTTCCTGCAAATAATTTTTCCGTATCTGCAACCAGCGCTACCTGCATAGGCAACAACGATGGTTCAGTGAATATTACAGCAGTGCAAAGCATGGCCTATACAGCTACGATAACTGGCAATGGGTTAAGTACGCCTTATCCTTTTACCACATCAACAGCTATCAATAACATCGCTGCCGGGAGCTACCATGTATGTATTACGGTAGCAGGGCAGCCGGATTACGCCCAATGCTATGATGTTGTGATCACAGAGCCAAAGAACCTATCTGTTTATTCCGTGATCAATTCAGACAATAGCCTAACTCTGGGATTGAGTGGTGGAAGTCGTTACAATATTATTTTAAATGGCACTGCTTATGCTACCAGTAGCAACAGTATTACCCTGCCGCTTGGTGAAGGAACCAATGACCTGACGGTAACTACAGACAGGCTTTGCCAGGGTAGTTTTAAGCGATTTATCAACATCTCAGGCAAGATCATCCCTTACCCTATGCCATTTCAAAATTCCTTAAATTTGAATGTAGGAAATACAATGGTCAATAACGTAAGTATCGAGATCCATAATGTTGGGGACGGAAAGCTGGTTTATACAAAGCAATATATTAATCAATCAGGTGTAATTCAACTTGATCTCACCGGCCTGCAAGGAGGGGTTTATGCGCTTCACCTTTCGACGGATAGTTCGGATAAAATATTTAAGATTATCAAGAAATGAGAGAAAAACTATTAGTTATACCCTTATTATTTTTGTTAATAGCCTGCGGGGGCAAGAAGAACAACCCTGTTCCCAACCCGACTATGGCAGCACTTACTTTACCGACACAGAATGCGGTTTGCACCACAGGTACAATAATTTCTAATACCCAAAGCTCCATTACATTTATGTGGAACGCTGCTGATAATGCCAACAGCTACGATCTGTACATTAAAAACCTGTTAACAGCGGCCACCAGCACACAAACCACAACTGATACGAAATTAACTGTTATCTTAAGCAGGAATACACCTTACTCTTGGTATATCATATCCAAATCTAACAGAACAACCGTTACTGCACAAAGTGCTACCTGGAAGTTTTACAATTCAGGGCCGGGTGTAGTTACCTATGCACCTTATCCTGCTGAGATTACTTCTCCAACTTATGGACAAAGTATAGCGTCAACAACAGGCGCTATCAACTTAACCTGGACCGGCAGCGCAATTGACAACAACACCATCACCAATTACGACGTTTATTTTGGAACCACCAAAACGCCGGCCATCTTTAAAAACGCCATCTCCGATAGTTTTGTAAACGGGGTAAGTGTAATATCAGGTACAACTTATTATTGGAGAGTGATCACCCGGGATGTTAACGGTAATACTTCTGATTCTGGTTTATACCAGTTTGCAGTGAAGTAAGCGAATTTACCTAACGTTCTTAATTAAAGAACATTAGCTTTCTGCTAACACTAAACAAAATCACAGATCAAACTAAATTAACACTCACTTCATGTACATGAAGCGCCACCAGTCTGCAATACGCTCGCTACAATGGTTATTTATATGATATTGGGCCTCGCGGTAATCACCGCTCCGCACATCAATATCATGCACATTATGTATAAAGATATAAGCATCCATGGGAACAATTAGTTTTATACATACTGTTATTACCTGCAAATTGCGGCGAAGCAGATGTACGAATTTAAAAGCATAAAAATAAAAGAGGGCATTGACGCTAGTAAACCATCCTTCATCTTAACCCTCACCCCGAAACCTACCAGCATTAATAAGGCAAGGCCGCCGGACGATATGATTAAACCAGGTTGCCAAAATAATCCTGCCAGTAATCCTGATCCGCCGAGCAATTGCAATACCCCGATAAATTTCCTGAATTTATCCAGGTTATAGCGCCGAAATTCTTCCTCCATACCTGAGTTTGTAAAGAAGCTGATTCCATAATAAATGAATGAAGCAGCGGAAATTATGGTTAAAATTTTTAGCAGCATGAAAATTAAATTACTCCGGCATGAACGCCGGCGATAAACAGGGAGAGCAATAGCAAAATCCCTGACGGTACAAACTTTTGCCAGGGGTTTCGAACTTTAATATGGGCCATCTGGGCACACCCCATCAATACGGCCATCAATAGTGCAGGAATCATCACCAACTCCGGATACCAAATCCCGGCAATTAAAAGCGTTGACAGTGCTGTTTTCGTTGCGCCAACAAAATTTCTTAATAAATCCGAAATTTCGAATTGCTTAAACTCTTTTAGGATGTTGTCATAACGGACTATCCATACATAAAGTACGGTAACTGCAACGATGACCTGGGCACAAATTGAAAGGGTATTCATAAAAAAGCTGGTTAATTGTAAGTTTGTTAAGAATGGGTTTCGCTCCTGGTGTGCTGTTGTTTTTTTTGCGCAGAAAAAAGTCCCCAGGCAAAGCCAACATATAATATGGTCACTATGGACGTAAGAATGATCAGATCTAAATTTTCCATATTACCTGTTCTTTTTAAGGTTAAAATAAATCAGTAAACCCACCATTGTAGGAGGCCAAAGCCCAATAAATATGGCGCGATCGTGGTCCTTGAGGATAATGTAATAGTACTCTGATATAAATATGATAGCGATGATCATAGTTAATATCGCAAATTCGATTTTAGAAATTTTGTTCATTTGATATATATTATTACAATGGAAATTAAGATATAGACTTACCGGGGTACTGAAAAAAACAGCTTAAAAAATGCTGAACTTGTTAACTGCGAAATGTAAAATAGGAGAAGAAAATTGTTACCGGGATCATAAACAACCGGTAAAAAATCAGGATCTTATTGTTCCTGTTTGTAGTTGAATTAGTTATTGAAGAAGCTTAGAGAAAAATAATTTTAGTTCATCAAGGTAAATATTGCATCTGTAATGATTTGTTCTTCCCTGGCCTGTTTTAAGTTGTTAGTGATAGTCTGATTATTTAGGGTCACTTTCTTTTGCTGATTTTATTAAAGCTAATGTGTTTTTGCATGCTGCATTTAAATCTTAAATCAGAAGGTTCACCTAAGCTTTGATGTTTGGTGCTGCGTCCCTGAACCCGGGTGCGCCATAATTTAAAGCTGGTTAATTTTAATTCCCTGCGCATTAGCTCAATTACCTGTTGTTCGTTGATTCCGAACTGCAGCTTAATGGCGTCAAACGAAGTGCGATCTTCCCAGGCCATCTCGATTACAC of Mucilaginibacter xinganensis contains these proteins:
- a CDS encoding YCF48-related protein is translated as MKRLFVFVPAIFLVLFLLNSFVVKEKDAKKKPIKDAKSPAIGNIIFKSADGGQTWQDISEGLPEKLQREGVWRDGLFANDRGLYLRAGNGVYHNEPNSTTPFWTKEIFPGEQRNLAAGKNGILAYDLRGQFLQKINGTNKWSPMYTNFQEQAVRLDKTIDWMYENYKEREVRTVFETAGGTVLIGSNNSLFRSTDGGKTWKQVHVGDGRMKFAESNGVLLTTSKNGILRSTDDGQHWDRVISEGGLGIAVESIDGGFAAIVYNTITQTNSIHISLDSGKTWNAIGEELQPSWNSLLMKKIGIPQSSSDISSIKQMGKYLICGGSDGIFRSADMGKTWKKLSLPAIENYGFNLSVSGNVIYVMPGKGC
- a CDS encoding winged helix-turn-helix domain-containing protein — translated: MRDSRNLLYGKGRYLFGSILLLMASAICVAFSMSGSDDFDIARREVLLRRIGHELLLQSGDSTSRVLPVNKIAANEYQITFENELTFRPDSLVNTTRRLLAKDPLAGDYVVNVLNCGSSSVAYGYAVSNNKKDDIVACIGRKQPRGCYMIEIKFKPTGITTAKNGYLLGGLSFLALVGFISFRSFRPRTALPGDQPAGMLTLGSVLFDVQDRKLLINGKPTDLTRTETRVLLIFALSPNEVIERSRLQKEIWEDEGVIVGRSLDMFISKLRKKLELDPGINIIVVRGKGYKLEIGATKDFSPSGDYLA
- a CDS encoding serine hydrolase domain-containing protein → MKRILPLFLYFIVSNVTAQSLKVSLPASSTRSAIARMNRVEKIRLEMPLSDGRNYMDLNLSQLMASLHVPGLSIAVISNYKIVFTKGYGVVAQGSSQRVRPATLFQAASVSKPVTAMASMLLVNKQVLTLDEDVNHFLTTWKVPSNSFTEQHPVTLRELISHRAGVNVHGFAGYNRKLPIPTLKQILDGEQPANNPAIRVIAVPGEMESYSGGGIVIEQLLLTDVTKKPFSTVMSDLVLDKLGMTNSTFIQPLPDKWHSKAASGTNSNGNQVPGQWFIYPEQGPAGLWTTATDLAKFAIGLGRAQNNMPNAILPKQLAKAMVTPFIDGGAQCFHLDPINEGLYSHNGQNEGFESLLVMNWKTGNGLVLLANSDNGEHLWDILLQNVSKEFGWNYKFEQKPKTFLLIAQVAGVDVMLKYFDAQKAKGISESGAGEGDLNETGYFYLGVGQIVKALSIFKHMVFLYPKSADAYDSLGEALMKAGDKAGARKNYSKSLSLNPQNDNARNKLIELQQ
- a CDS encoding putative Ig domain-containing protein, whose protein sequence is MLRFYPQVFYKLLLITTTFLFAGNIFAQKPNITYTTPLTFTAGKAVKLIPVNTGGSIPASQFGKVSTFAGNGQYGTVNGKGTAASFASPSGIAVDSLGNLYVSDRNIPNNAGKHAFIRKITPGGVVSTYAGNGTDGSADGPAASASFNNPAGLAADINRNIYVVEPFGGTYSNGLVRKISAGGVVTTVAGGGAPGIRINAQDGQGTSASLSVPVGITLDNAGNIYLTTQNKIRKINTSQYVSTFAGDGSPGFIDGYGTTARFNQPIGIVADNSGNLFIADYYNLRLRKITPDSLVSTEAGYGAIGNNDGPGTTASFNNLSGLAIDGVGNKYVLDGNGSLRKVSPGGVVTTIVKGLSGATITYYHGSIYFPGINTIMRVDVTGSYTIQGPSLPDGLVFDPNTGIISGTPNVPGGPQTFYITASNSYGSSTASVTIDVKLPPAPKYMKPPKIAYNNVPAYFVTSTPIIPLAPKNTGGVVPQTTYGSTSIIAGGGPPTISFDAIGTKASFIYPLNLATDASGNIYVTDRSKVRRISPNAVVTTLDMNGKFTSNPPPGLASAALFPGINGVALDGAGNIYISENLYSTIQKVSHSGMIGPFAGTTISGSKQKDGTGNAAAFSHPGGMVVSKTGDLYVTDVASIRKITPAGVVTTFAGNLTDNAGVSFKAGHPPDGVGSHAFFELPQGMAMDTAENLFVTDLNAHNIRKITKDSVVSTVVSGLINPSYGIGVDIKDNLYYSANYPVYPNTGPVTTTGQTIDRDGNLIIADVNTQTISKMILTGYTIDSVLPAGLTFDGKTGIISGTPTTPAPAKAYIVTAYNAGGNSSYVIHITVASNAAPTITSITPAAAITDGTIVINGNNFTAATNVTFGDTPAKSFVISSPTVITAVVDNGSTGNVSVKTPFGTGTFGGFIFVPLPAITANGPVTFLSTGSVVLTASPATGYNYQWSNGGTVIAGATASTYIAKQSGAYTVTITANGVSQTSAVVNVKSVFTLPANNFSVSATSATCIGNNDGSVNITAVQSMAYTATITGNGLSTPYPFTTSTAINNIAAGSYHVCITVAGQPDYAQCYDVVITEPKNLSVYSVINSDNSLTLGLSGGSRYNIILNGTAYATSSNSITLPLGEGTNDLTVTTDRLCQGSFKRFINISGKIIPYPMPFQNSLNLNVGNTMVNNVSIEIHNVGDGKLVYTKQYINQSGVIQLDLTGLQGGVYALHLSTDSSDKIFKIIKK
- a CDS encoding DoxX family protein, producing MLLKILTIISAASFIYYGISFFTNSGMEEEFRRYNLDKFRKFIGVLQLLGGSGLLAGLFWQPGLIISSGGLALLMLVGFGVRVKMKDGLLASMPSFIFMLLNSYICFAAICR
- a CDS encoding DoxX family protein, translated to MNTLSICAQVIVAVTVLYVWIVRYDNILKEFKQFEISDLLRNFVGATKTALSTLLIAGIWYPELVMIPALLMAVLMGCAQMAHIKVRNPWQKFVPSGILLLLSLFIAGVHAGVI
- a CDS encoding TIGR03643 family protein, which gives rise to MSKALNLDVRNTDRVIEMAWEDRTSFDAIKLQFGINEQQVIELMRRELKLTSFKLWRTRVQGRSTKHQSLGEPSDLRFKCSMQKHISFNKISKRK